Proteins co-encoded in one Diaminobutyricimonas sp. LJ205 genomic window:
- the rpe gene encoding ribulose-phosphate 3-epimerase, whose protein sequence is MPVRINPSILAADFVNLERDLNSIQTADLVHVDVMDNHFVPNLTFGPQMVGRIQDVSPVPLDVHLMISDADRWAPGYAELGAYSVTFHAEAAENPVALARRLREIGARAGIAVKPGTAIEPYLELLPEFDQVLVMTVEPGFGGQSFMPAVMPKLGLLRDAAARQGLDVWLQVDGGISADTIGIAAEAGANTFVAGSSVYNGNGDPTENIAALRAAAEQHSH, encoded by the coding sequence GTGCCTGTACGTATCAATCCCAGCATCCTCGCCGCCGATTTCGTCAACCTCGAGCGTGACCTGAACAGTATTCAGACCGCCGACCTGGTTCATGTCGACGTGATGGACAACCATTTCGTGCCGAATCTCACGTTCGGTCCGCAGATGGTCGGCAGGATCCAGGATGTCTCGCCGGTGCCACTCGACGTGCATCTGATGATCAGTGACGCCGACCGTTGGGCGCCCGGTTACGCCGAGCTCGGCGCCTACTCGGTGACCTTCCATGCCGAGGCCGCCGAGAACCCGGTCGCCCTCGCCCGTCGGCTGCGCGAGATCGGCGCCAGGGCAGGCATCGCGGTCAAGCCGGGAACCGCGATCGAGCCGTACCTGGAGCTGCTGCCTGAGTTCGACCAGGTGCTCGTGATGACCGTTGAACCCGGATTCGGCGGCCAGTCCTTCATGCCCGCGGTGATGCCCAAGCTCGGTCTGCTTCGCGACGCGGCGGCCAGGCAGGGTTTGGATGTCTGGCTGCAGGTCGATGGCGGCATCAGCGCCGACACCATCGGCATCGCCGCCGAAGCGGGCGCGAACACCTTCGTCGCCGGGTCCAGCGTGTACAACGGCAACGGCGACCCGACCGAGAACATCGCCGCCCTGCGTGCGGCCGCCGAACAGCACAGCCACTGA
- a CDS encoding Trp biosynthesis-associated membrane protein, with amino-acid sequence MSAPSGRRLKSLAILAGLVISAVLLLTWTQVWVMIQLTDGSQLEAAGEVASPAIAALGLAGLAAAAALSLAGPVFRRILGVLQIAVSGTALIATIATVSDPITASAAVVTDATGVSGAESVASLVSAATLTAWPFVALVAAVLGALLGVFIIVTASRWPGSGRKYQSVRLQNADENSAVDDWDALSDGQDPTDR; translated from the coding sequence GTGAGCGCACCCTCCGGGCGTCGACTGAAGAGCCTCGCGATCCTCGCCGGACTCGTCATCAGCGCGGTGCTGCTGCTCACCTGGACCCAGGTCTGGGTGATGATCCAATTGACCGACGGCAGCCAGCTGGAAGCCGCCGGTGAGGTGGCCTCTCCGGCGATCGCCGCGCTGGGGCTGGCCGGTCTCGCCGCCGCCGCAGCGCTGTCGCTTGCCGGTCCGGTGTTCCGTCGCATCCTCGGCGTGCTGCAGATCGCCGTGTCAGGCACCGCGCTGATCGCAACGATTGCCACCGTCAGCGACCCGATCACCGCGTCCGCGGCCGTCGTCACCGACGCGACCGGCGTCAGCGGAGCCGAGTCGGTCGCCTCCCTGGTGTCCGCAGCGACGCTGACGGCGTGGCCGTTCGTCGCGCTGGTCGCCGCGGTCCTCGGCGCCCTGCTCGGCGTGTTCATCATCGTCACCGCATCGCGCTGGCCCGGATCCGGCCGCAAGTACCAGTCCGTGCGCCTGCAGAACGCCGACGAGAATTCCGCCGTTGACGATTGGGACGCGCTGAGCGACGGTCAGGACCCGACCGACCGCTAG
- the hisF gene encoding imidazole glycerol phosphate synthase subunit HisF, whose amino-acid sequence MSVAVRVIPCLDVADGRVVKGVNFLNLRDAGDPIELARKYYEQGADEITFLDVTATVDNRATTYDVVRATAEQVFIPLTVGGGVRSTDDVARLLASGADKVGVNSAAIARPDLLGEIADRFGAQVLVLSLDVKRSERTASGFVVTTHGGRRETDLDALDWAREAIERGAGELLVNSIDADGTKQGFDLELIGAMRELSSVPVIASGGAGAVEHFAPAITAGADAVLAASVFHNAELTVGDVKAALNAAGVATR is encoded by the coding sequence ATGTCGGTCGCAGTCCGGGTCATCCCGTGCCTCGACGTCGCCGATGGCCGGGTCGTGAAGGGCGTCAACTTCCTGAACCTGCGTGACGCGGGCGACCCGATCGAACTGGCCCGCAAGTACTACGAGCAGGGTGCCGACGAGATCACCTTCCTCGATGTCACCGCCACCGTCGACAACCGGGCAACCACCTACGACGTGGTCCGCGCGACCGCCGAGCAGGTGTTCATCCCGCTCACCGTCGGCGGGGGAGTGCGCAGCACCGACGACGTCGCCCGGCTGCTGGCCAGCGGCGCCGACAAGGTGGGCGTGAACAGCGCCGCGATCGCGCGTCCCGATCTGCTCGGCGAGATCGCCGACCGGTTCGGCGCGCAGGTGCTGGTGCTGTCGCTGGATGTCAAGCGCTCCGAGCGCACCGCATCCGGCTTCGTGGTGACCACCCACGGCGGCCGACGGGAGACCGACCTCGACGCGCTCGACTGGGCCCGCGAGGCGATCGAACGCGGCGCTGGCGAACTGCTGGTCAACTCGATCGACGCGGACGGCACCAAACAGGGCTTCGACCTCGAACTGATCGGCGCCATGCGCGAGCTGAGCAGTGTGCCGGTGATCGCCTCGGGCGGCGCCGGGGCAGTCGAGCACTTCGCGCCGGCCATCACCGCCGGCGCCGACGCGGTGCTCGCGGCATCCGTGTTCCACAACGCCGAACTGACCGTCGGCGACGTCAAGGCGGCGTTGAACGCCGCGGGAGTAGCCACCAGATGA
- a CDS encoding DUF6704 family protein, with translation MVSLDNDPGHGNSPAAWTAVTIMLIAFVIGTIAFFMEISWLVWASGALVIVGLITGWALSKAGYGVNGPKYSAKVH, from the coding sequence ATTGTGTCCCTCGACAACGACCCCGGTCACGGCAACTCACCCGCTGCCTGGACCGCCGTGACGATCATGCTCATCGCTTTCGTCATCGGCACCATCGCCTTCTTCATGGAGATCAGCTGGCTCGTCTGGGCTTCCGGCGCGCTGGTCATCGTCGGCCTCATCACCGGCTGGGCACTGTCCAAGGCCGGCTATGGCGTCAACGGCCCCAAGTACAGCGCGAAGGTGCACTGA
- the trpC gene encoding indole-3-glycerol phosphate synthase TrpC → MLSDLVAGSVADANERRSTRPLADVEAAALARPAALDVLAALAPAERVKIIAEVKRASPSRGPLADIPDPAALAVSYETGGASAISVLTESRKFGGSLADLEAVREAVSIPVLRKDFIADPYQVFEARAAGADLVLLIVAALDDATLRSLYGLISELGMTALVETHDADELERALDLGAAVVGVNARNLSTFELDQDLFGRLADRIPSGVIRVAESAVMSAADVAHYRAAGADVVLVGEALVTGGDPVTRLGEFLAV, encoded by the coding sequence GTGCTTTCTGATCTAGTAGCAGGGTCCGTCGCCGACGCCAACGAGCGCCGCTCCACTCGTCCTCTCGCCGATGTCGAGGCGGCCGCGCTCGCGCGTCCCGCCGCGCTCGATGTGCTTGCTGCATTGGCCCCGGCCGAGCGGGTGAAGATCATCGCCGAGGTGAAGCGTGCCTCCCCGTCGCGCGGCCCGCTCGCCGACATCCCCGATCCCGCCGCCCTCGCCGTGTCCTACGAGACCGGCGGCGCCAGTGCGATCAGCGTGCTCACCGAAAGCCGCAAGTTCGGCGGCTCGCTCGCCGACCTGGAAGCCGTCCGTGAGGCCGTGTCGATCCCGGTGCTGCGCAAGGACTTCATCGCCGACCCGTACCAGGTGTTCGAGGCTCGCGCCGCGGGCGCCGACCTGGTGCTGCTGATCGTGGCGGCGCTGGACGATGCCACTCTCCGCTCGCTGTACGGGCTGATCAGCGAACTCGGCATGACCGCGCTGGTCGAGACCCACGACGCTGACGAGCTCGAGCGGGCGCTGGACCTGGGCGCCGCCGTCGTCGGCGTCAACGCCCGCAACCTGAGCACATTCGAGCTGGACCAGGACCTGTTCGGCCGGCTCGCCGACCGGATTCCGTCCGGCGTGATCCGCGTGGCCGAATCCGCCGTGATGTCCGCCGCGGATGTCGCGCACTACCGCGCCGCGGGTGCTGACGTCGTCCTGGTCGGAGAAGCGCTCGTCACCGGCGGCGACCCGGTCACCCGACTCGGCGAATTCCTGGCCGTCTGA
- a CDS encoding FKBP-type peptidyl-prolyl cis-trans isomerase: MTDKTKPEIDFIEGPAPEQLVITDLEVGDGAEATPGATVDVHYVGVDFETGEEFDSSWNRGQSISFPLQGLIKGWQDGIPGMKVGGRRQLVCPPALAYGPAGGGHRLSGRTLVFIIDLLGVK; encoded by the coding sequence ATGACTGACAAGACCAAGCCTGAGATCGACTTCATCGAGGGCCCCGCGCCCGAACAGCTCGTCATCACCGACCTCGAGGTCGGCGACGGCGCCGAGGCAACCCCCGGCGCGACCGTTGACGTGCACTACGTCGGCGTCGATTTCGAAACCGGCGAGGAGTTCGACTCCAGCTGGAACCGCGGCCAGTCGATCAGCTTCCCGCTGCAGGGCCTGATCAAGGGCTGGCAGGACGGCATCCCGGGGATGAAGGTCGGCGGCCGCCGCCAGCTGGTCTGCCCTCCGGCGCTCGCTTACGGCCCGGCAGGCGGCGGACACCGCCTCTCCGGACGCACGCTCGTCTTCATCATCGACCTGCTGGGCGTGAAGTAA
- a CDS encoding phosphoribosyl-ATP diphosphatase produces MKTFDSLFEELTAKATARPAGSGTVQQLDAGVHAIGKKIVEEAAEVWMAAEYQSDAETAEEISQLLYHLQVLMLAKGLTLEDVYRHL; encoded by the coding sequence GTGAAGACGTTCGACTCCCTCTTCGAGGAGCTCACCGCCAAGGCCACCGCACGACCGGCCGGCTCCGGCACGGTGCAGCAGCTCGACGCGGGAGTGCACGCCATCGGCAAGAAGATCGTCGAAGAAGCCGCGGAAGTGTGGATGGCGGCCGAGTACCAGAGCGATGCCGAGACGGCTGAGGAGATCTCCCAGCTGCTCTACCACTTGCAGGTGCTCATGCTCGCGAAGGGCCTGACGCTCGAAGACGTCTACCGACATCTCTGA
- a CDS encoding RsmB/NOP family class I SAM-dependent RNA methyltransferase yields the protein MNNERSSARRRSNQNRADQNRADQARTDQNRTDQNRGQNAGRIQPARQVAYDVIAAVRSSDAYANLLLPVRMQRAALGAADAALATELTYGTLRRMGYYDAVIELAAGRETAKIDPPILDVLRLGAHQLLSMRVAQHAAVDESVSLARQVGSRSATGFVNGVLRTISRSTPDEWLERATAETSSEDDRLATVHSHPTWVVRALRQALRAENHGDELEELLDADNTPPRVSITALPGLSTVADLAGTTPAPYSPLGAVIGSGDPAGLPAVAAGRARVQDEGSQLAALALSRARPVEPGERWLDLCAGPGGKAALLAAEAKASGAQLTANEIVPARAQLVRNALAVFDPPIEVWEQDGTSIGVDQPDSFDRILLDAPCTGLGALRRRPEARWRKQPKDVADLGRLQSALLASAVAALKPGGILAYVTCSPHLGETRFIVDDAIKRSGGSLEKLDTAAALAPVTLHPLETPDGSHVQLWPHRHGTDAMFIQLLTKLG from the coding sequence ATGAACAATGAACGCAGCTCTGCACGGCGCCGGTCCAATCAGAACCGTGCCGATCAGAACCGTGCCGATCAGGCCCGCACCGATCAGAACCGTACCGATCAGAACCGTGGCCAGAACGCCGGCCGGATCCAGCCGGCCAGGCAGGTTGCCTACGACGTCATCGCCGCGGTGCGATCCTCGGACGCGTACGCCAACCTGCTGCTGCCGGTGCGGATGCAGCGGGCCGCACTCGGTGCGGCCGACGCCGCCCTGGCCACCGAACTCACCTACGGCACTCTCCGCCGCATGGGCTACTACGACGCGGTGATCGAACTCGCCGCCGGGCGGGAAACCGCGAAGATCGACCCACCGATCCTCGACGTGCTCCGGCTCGGAGCGCACCAGCTGCTGTCGATGCGCGTCGCGCAGCACGCCGCGGTCGATGAGTCCGTCTCGCTGGCGCGGCAGGTGGGCTCCCGCTCGGCGACCGGTTTCGTGAACGGCGTGCTGCGCACAATCTCCCGCAGCACCCCGGATGAGTGGCTCGAGCGGGCGACCGCCGAAACCTCCTCCGAGGATGACCGGCTCGCCACCGTGCACTCGCACCCGACCTGGGTGGTGCGCGCGCTGCGGCAGGCGCTGCGCGCCGAGAACCACGGCGACGAGCTCGAGGAACTGCTCGACGCCGACAACACCCCGCCGCGGGTGAGCATCACCGCGCTGCCGGGCTTGAGCACAGTGGCCGACCTCGCCGGCACCACGCCGGCGCCGTACTCGCCGCTCGGCGCCGTGATCGGCTCCGGCGACCCCGCCGGGTTGCCCGCCGTCGCGGCCGGCCGCGCGCGCGTGCAGGACGAAGGATCGCAGTTGGCCGCCCTCGCCCTCAGCCGCGCCCGCCCGGTGGAGCCGGGGGAGCGCTGGCTCGATTTGTGTGCCGGCCCGGGCGGCAAGGCGGCACTGCTCGCCGCTGAGGCGAAGGCCTCCGGTGCCCAGCTCACCGCCAACGAGATCGTGCCGGCGCGGGCGCAGCTGGTGCGGAACGCCCTCGCCGTGTTCGACCCGCCGATCGAGGTCTGGGAACAGGACGGCACCTCGATCGGCGTAGACCAGCCGGACAGCTTCGACCGGATCCTGCTTGACGCGCCCTGCACCGGCCTCGGCGCGCTGCGCCGCCGTCCCGAGGCGCGGTGGCGCAAGCAGCCGAAGGATGTCGCCGACCTGGGTCGCCTGCAGTCGGCCCTGCTGGCATCCGCAGTGGCCGCCCTGAAACCCGGCGGCATCCTCGCCTACGTGACCTGTTCGCCGCACCTCGGCGAGACCAGGTTCATCGTCGACGACGCGATCAAGCGCTCCGGTGGCAGCCTCGAAAAGCTCGATACCGCCGCCGCGCTCGCACCGGTGACCCTGCACCCGCTTGAGACCCCGGACGGCTCGCATGTGCAACTCTGGCCGCACCGGCACGGCACCGATGCGATGTTCATACAGCTGCTTACTAAACTTGGCTAG
- the hisG gene encoding ATP phosphoribosyltransferase codes for MLRIAVPNKGSLSDTAVQMLAEAGYATRRDTRELTVSDPRNGAEFFYLRPRDIATYVGSGALDVGITGRDLLLDSGSDAEELAPLNFGDSTFRFAGPAGEFTELSELQDKRVATSYVGLVGAFLERHGVTAHLIKLDGAVESAVRLGVADAVADVVSTGTTLRAQGLEIFGPVILESTAVLITAKRELNGLETLSRRLHGVLVARQYVLMDYDLPATLIDEAVAITPGLESPTVSPLRDTGWVAVRAMVPRTDTNLVMDALYTLGARAIIVSSIHAARL; via the coding sequence ATGTTGCGCATAGCGGTGCCCAATAAGGGCTCCCTGTCCGACACCGCGGTTCAGATGCTGGCCGAGGCCGGCTACGCCACCCGCCGCGACACCCGCGAGCTGACCGTCTCCGACCCCCGCAACGGGGCGGAGTTCTTCTACCTGCGTCCCCGCGACATTGCCACGTACGTCGGTTCCGGCGCGTTGGATGTCGGCATCACCGGCCGGGACCTGCTGCTGGATTCGGGTTCGGATGCCGAGGAGCTCGCGCCCCTCAATTTCGGCGACTCCACCTTCCGGTTCGCAGGGCCCGCAGGCGAATTCACCGAACTGTCCGAACTGCAGGACAAGCGGGTCGCGACCAGCTACGTCGGCCTGGTCGGCGCCTTCCTTGAACGCCACGGCGTGACCGCGCACCTGATCAAGCTCGACGGCGCGGTGGAATCCGCGGTCCGACTCGGCGTCGCTGACGCCGTCGCGGACGTCGTGTCGACCGGCACCACGCTGCGCGCGCAGGGCCTGGAGATCTTCGGCCCGGTCATCCTCGAGTCCACCGCGGTGCTGATCACCGCGAAGCGCGAGCTGAACGGACTCGAGACGCTCAGCCGACGGCTGCATGGCGTGCTCGTCGCCCGGCAGTACGTGCTGATGGACTATGACCTGCCGGCGACCCTGATCGACGAGGCCGTCGCCATCACGCCCGGTCTGGAATCCCCGACCGTGTCGCCGCTGCGCGACACCGGCTGGGTCGCCGTCAGGGCCATGGTGCCCCGCACCGACACCAACCTGGTCATGGACGCCCTGTACACGCTGGGCGCCCGCGCCATCATCGTCAGCTCCATCCACGCCGCGAGGCTCTGA
- a CDS encoding anthranilate synthase component I: MTATTTRADFSARLGSGHRVVPVIREIFAPEETPVGIYRKLANGRPGSFLLESAEQGGIWSRYSFVGTSSFGVLTQQDDAATWLDYGLSAELAFGTNPPAGPLEAISHLYERWATPHVDGHPPLTGGLVGFIGWDAVRQLEKLPDAPPNDFTVPGQGLSFVSELVVLDHKTGSVLLIATALAPDLVGTGDEDAAWTDAQHRLDGLQRGLAQPAEAWLADIDFGVEPEPTPRVSAEDFQASVVRSKEFIRDGDVFQVVISERFDHVATAPPLDVYRVLRALNPSPYMYLLTLDDAAGHPYAIVGSSPEALVKVQEGRAFSHPIAGSRPRGATPEQDAALADELAEDAKEQAEHLMLVDLARNDLLKVCQAGTVEVTEFMQVERFSHIMHLVSSVAGNLRPDVNAIDAFRATFPAGTLSGAPKPRALEIIDELEVAGRGVYGGVVGYFDFAGDADLAIAIRTTLIADGVARVQAGAGLVADSDPATEHQEAKNKAAAPLRAVAVANAMHRLEQA, translated from the coding sequence ATGACGGCCACCACGACCCGCGCCGACTTCAGCGCGCGCCTCGGCTCCGGACACCGGGTGGTGCCGGTGATCCGCGAGATCTTCGCGCCCGAAGAGACCCCGGTCGGCATCTACCGCAAGCTCGCGAACGGTCGGCCCGGCAGTTTCCTGCTCGAATCCGCCGAGCAGGGCGGCATCTGGTCGCGGTACAGCTTCGTCGGCACCTCCAGCTTCGGGGTGCTCACCCAGCAGGATGACGCGGCCACCTGGCTCGACTACGGGTTGTCTGCCGAGCTCGCGTTCGGGACGAACCCGCCGGCCGGCCCGCTCGAGGCGATCTCGCACCTCTACGAACGCTGGGCGACGCCGCACGTCGACGGTCACCCCCCGCTCACCGGCGGCCTCGTCGGCTTCATCGGCTGGGACGCGGTCCGCCAGTTGGAGAAGCTGCCGGACGCTCCGCCCAACGACTTCACGGTGCCCGGGCAGGGCCTCAGCTTCGTCAGCGAACTGGTGGTGCTCGACCACAAGACCGGTTCGGTGCTGCTGATCGCCACGGCCCTTGCGCCTGATCTTGTCGGGACAGGCGACGAGGACGCCGCCTGGACGGACGCGCAACACCGCCTCGACGGCCTGCAACGCGGCCTCGCCCAGCCGGCCGAGGCGTGGCTCGCCGACATCGACTTCGGGGTCGAGCCCGAGCCGACTCCGCGGGTCAGCGCTGAGGACTTCCAGGCATCCGTCGTGCGCTCCAAGGAATTCATCCGCGACGGCGACGTCTTCCAGGTCGTCATCTCCGAGCGGTTCGACCACGTCGCCACCGCGCCGCCGCTGGACGTGTACCGGGTATTGCGCGCCCTGAACCCGAGCCCGTACATGTATCTGCTCACCCTGGATGACGCCGCCGGGCACCCGTACGCCATCGTCGGCTCCTCGCCGGAGGCGCTGGTCAAGGTCCAGGAGGGTCGGGCGTTCTCGCACCCGATCGCCGGCTCCCGGCCGCGTGGCGCCACGCCGGAGCAGGATGCCGCCCTCGCCGACGAACTCGCCGAGGACGCCAAGGAGCAGGCCGAGCACCTGATGCTCGTCGACCTGGCCCGCAACGACCTGCTCAAGGTCTGCCAGGCCGGCACGGTCGAGGTGACCGAGTTCATGCAGGTCGAGCGATTCAGCCACATCATGCACCTGGTCTCCTCGGTCGCGGGCAACCTGCGGCCGGATGTCAACGCGATCGACGCGTTCCGGGCGACCTTCCCGGCCGGAACCCTGTCCGGAGCACCCAAGCCCCGCGCGCTGGAGATCATCGACGAGCTCGAGGTCGCCGGACGCGGCGTGTACGGGGGAGTGGTCGGCTACTTCGACTTCGCCGGGGACGCCGATCTGGCGATCGCAATCCGCACCACGCTGATCGCCGACGGGGTGGCCAGGGTGCAGGCCGGCGCCGGCCTGGTCGCCGATTCCGACCCGGCGACCGAGCACCAGGAAGCCAAGAACAAGGCGGCCGCACCGCTGCGCGCGGTCGCAGTGGCCAACGCCATGCACCGGCTGGAGCAAGCGTGA
- the trpA gene encoding tryptophan synthase subunit alpha, with protein MSTTVTSVADVIAKRNREGNGAFVGYLPVGFPDLQTSIDAAVALAENGADVLELGVPYSDPVMDGLVIQQATQTALERGFRLRDVFTAVEAIRNRVDVPVLVMTYWNPVLQYGVDKFADQLASAGGSGLITPDITPDSAADWIATSERTGLDRVFLAAPTSTDTRLRETVAATRGFVYAVSTMGITGLRTDLDAAARTLVGRLKDAGSTTTCVGIGISNADQVTQVLEYADGAIVGTALVKALATDGVAGLASVTRTLTAGK; from the coding sequence ATGAGCACCACCGTAACCTCCGTCGCAGACGTCATTGCGAAGCGGAACCGGGAAGGAAACGGCGCGTTCGTCGGGTACCTTCCGGTCGGATTCCCCGACCTTCAGACCAGCATCGACGCCGCAGTGGCCCTCGCCGAGAACGGCGCCGACGTGCTCGAGCTCGGGGTTCCGTACTCCGACCCGGTGATGGACGGCCTCGTCATCCAGCAGGCTACCCAGACCGCTCTCGAACGTGGCTTCCGGTTGCGTGATGTGTTCACCGCGGTTGAGGCGATCCGAAACCGGGTCGACGTGCCGGTGCTGGTGATGACCTACTGGAACCCGGTGCTGCAGTACGGGGTCGACAAGTTCGCCGACCAGCTGGCCTCGGCCGGCGGTTCCGGGTTGATCACCCCCGACATCACCCCCGACTCGGCGGCCGACTGGATTGCGACCAGCGAGCGCACCGGCCTTGACCGGGTGTTCCTGGCCGCTCCGACCTCGACCGACACCCGACTGCGGGAGACCGTCGCCGCCACCCGCGGGTTCGTCTACGCCGTCTCGACCATGGGCATCACCGGGCTGCGTACCGACCTCGACGCCGCTGCGCGCACCCTGGTCGGCCGGTTGAAGGATGCCGGATCCACCACGACCTGCGTCGGAATCGGCATCTCCAACGCCGACCAGGTCACCCAGGTGCTCGAGTATGCCGACGGTGCCATCGTGGGAACCGCCCTGGTCAAGGCACTCGCAACCGACGGTGTAGCCGGCCTGGCGAGCGTGACTCGCACCCTGACCGCCGGCAAGTAG
- the hisI gene encoding phosphoribosyl-AMP cyclohydrolase, translating to MTDELTAETAQAVIDSARFAEDGLMPAIIQQEGTKDVLMLGYMDAEALKRTLTSGRVTFWSRSRQEYWRKGDTSGHVQYVRGAALDCDSDTLLVTVEQIGAACHTGAHACFDVHPLNPVLGQAE from the coding sequence ATGACTGACGAACTGACCGCCGAGACCGCCCAGGCCGTCATTGACAGCGCCCGCTTCGCTGAGGACGGGCTGATGCCCGCGATCATCCAGCAGGAGGGCACCAAGGACGTGCTGATGCTCGGCTACATGGATGCCGAGGCGCTGAAGCGCACCCTGACCTCCGGTCGCGTCACCTTCTGGAGCCGCTCCCGGCAGGAATACTGGCGCAAGGGCGACACCTCCGGGCACGTCCAGTACGTGCGCGGGGCTGCGCTCGACTGCGACTCCGACACGCTGCTGGTCACCGTCGAGCAGATCGGTGCCGCCTGCCACACCGGCGCACACGCCTGCTTCGACGTGCACCCGCTGAACCCGGTGCTGGGACAGGCCGAATGA
- the trpB gene encoding tryptophan synthase subunit beta — protein sequence MALQDIDGPFFGEYGGRFMPESLIAAIDELAEAYEIAKHDLEFQAELAELHKNYTGRPSIITEVPRFAEHAGGARIILKREDLNHTGSHKINNVLGQALLTKRIGKTRVIAETGAGQHGVATATAAALFGLDCTIYMGEVDTQRQALNVARMRLLGAEVISVTTGSRTLKDAINEAYREWVTSVETTNYIFGTAAGPHPFPTMVRDFQKIIGEEAREQVLALTGRLPDAVAACVGGGSNAIGIFHAFLDDPDVALYGFEAAGDGVDTEKHAASIERGRPGILHGARSYLLQDEDGQTIESHSISAGLDYPGVGPEHAWLADIGRAQYLPATDTEAMDALQLLSRTEGIIPAIESAHALAGALKLGRELGPDAVILVNLSGRGDKDVATAGRWFGLMDEGARQE from the coding sequence ATGGCACTGCAAGACATCGACGGCCCGTTCTTCGGCGAGTACGGCGGACGGTTCATGCCCGAATCGCTGATCGCCGCCATCGACGAACTCGCCGAAGCGTACGAGATCGCCAAGCACGACCTCGAGTTCCAGGCGGAACTGGCCGAGCTGCACAAGAACTACACCGGCCGGCCGTCGATCATCACCGAGGTTCCCCGGTTCGCCGAACATGCCGGCGGAGCGCGGATCATCCTCAAGCGTGAGGATCTGAACCACACCGGTTCGCACAAGATCAACAACGTGCTGGGCCAGGCGCTGCTCACCAAGCGGATCGGCAAGACCCGGGTCATCGCCGAGACCGGGGCCGGCCAGCACGGCGTGGCCACCGCCACCGCCGCTGCGCTGTTCGGACTGGACTGCACCATCTACATGGGCGAGGTCGACACCCAGCGCCAGGCGTTGAACGTCGCCCGGATGCGCCTGCTCGGTGCCGAGGTCATCTCGGTCACCACCGGCTCCCGCACCCTCAAGGACGCCATCAACGAGGCGTACCGCGAGTGGGTCACCTCGGTGGAGACCACCAACTACATCTTCGGCACCGCCGCGGGGCCGCACCCGTTCCCCACTATGGTGCGCGACTTCCAGAAGATCATCGGCGAAGAGGCACGCGAGCAGGTGCTCGCCCTCACCGGCCGGCTGCCCGACGCGGTTGCCGCGTGCGTTGGCGGCGGATCCAACGCCATCGGCATCTTCCACGCCTTCCTCGACGACCCCGACGTCGCGCTGTACGGCTTCGAGGCCGCCGGTGACGGCGTCGACACCGAGAAGCACGCCGCGTCCATCGAGCGTGGCCGCCCCGGCATCCTGCACGGCGCCCGCAGCTACCTGCTTCAGGACGAGGACGGCCAGACCATCGAGTCGCACTCGATCTCGGCCGGACTGGACTACCCGGGCGTAGGCCCCGAGCATGCCTGGCTGGCCGACATCGGCCGTGCTCAGTACCTGCCCGCGACCGACACCGAGGCGATGGACGCGCTGCAGCTGCTGAGCCGCACCGAGGGCATCATCCCGGCGATCGAGTCCGCGCACGCCCTCGCCGGCGCCCTCAAGCTGGGACGTGAGCTCGGACCCGACGCCGTCATCCTGGTCAACCTCAGCGGGCGCGGCGATAAGGACGTCGCGACCGCCGGCCGCTGGTTCGGTCTCATGGACGAAGGAGCCCGGCAGGAATGA